TTCTAAATTTTGAATTTTGAATTGAAGGTTTAAGTTTTATAAAATTTTTTCCCTTTTAATTCAAAATTCAACATTCAAAATTCATAATTTTATAAAGTTTTCCTTAAGATTATCTAAACACATACAAAAATGAGGATATCATTTCTATCCCATTTTTTTCTGTAATTTATCGATTTGAGCTTTATAAGCTTCCCACCTATCCTATAATCAGGCTTTATTTAGAATTATTTGATCATCCCAAAAAAGACCCTATAAAAGCCGAGGCTTTGTTTTTCCTAGAAAAAGACAAAGAAATGCTTGATCGTTTATCCACCCAGCCTTTGCTTAACCTGCATTTCTATAATGAGGAAAATAAGTATGTTTCTTCTAAAGAGATACCCTTCTTTGTCTCCCAAAGGGATATTTTAAAAGAAGCAAGAAAGGATGCAGAGGATTTTCTTTCCTCTCTTTCAAAGCCAGATATAGACCAGGCACGAAGGGATTTTTATTCCTCATTTCCCTTATAAAAATATTATTGTAAATTACAATTGACAAAATTATAATAATATTGTAAAATTCATTTATAAATAATAAATATTCTCTCTGCGAGCGACTCTCATTTCACAATCCCTGGTGGCAGACCGGTAAAGTTCCTGCGGTATTTTTACCCGAATTCAAACGAGAGATCTTTTCTAGATTTTTATCCTATCTTCCTTTAAAGAGGGCAATTCTTCTAAAAGGACCCCGCAGGGTTGGAAAAACAACCCTCTTTTATCAATTAGTAGATAAGCTTATAAAAGATAGAATAAATCCAAAAGATATCTGTTATATCTCGTTTGATGACCCTCTTTTAAAAATCCCCCTTGAGGAAATCCTTAGGGTCTATGAAGAATACAGGGGTAAAAGGTTTAATCAAGGAAGGTCTTATCTCTTCCTTGATGAGGCACAATTCTTAAAGGATTGGGAATTGACCGTAAAGCTCTATATTGACAGGAAATTCCCAATAAAATTCTTTATTTCAGGCTCTTCAATATCCCTTTTAACCCAAAAGGTTGATTCCTTAGCGGGTAGGACAATAGAAGAAATGCTTTTCCCATTCTCCTTTCGGGAATATATTGGGCTTTTTGCCCCTTCAATCAACCTAAAAGAGCATATACAAAAAGAAGGCTTCCCTAATTCTTTCCCTTTATCCCTTTCGCCTTTTATTGAGGAAATAAAGATTCTTTTCAGAAGCTTCTTACAAAAAGGGGGTTTTCCCCATCTATATGAAGAAGAGGAGGAGATGTTTCCAAGGCTTCTTAAAGATGAGATATTGGATAAGGTAATCTTTAGGGATTTGGTTGAAATGTATAAGCTCCGGGAACCATCCTCTCTTGAAAGATTATTCTATTATCTGGGAAAGAATACCAGTTCTGTGTTAAATCTAACTACCCTTTCGCAGACACTAGGTATTTCAAGGGTTGTGGTAGAAAGGTATATTTCCTATTTAGAACGCTCATTGCTCTACTTTCGTCTGCCAAAGTTTAGTAGCTCTCTAAAGAAGAGGTTGCGTTCGAACCCAAAGGGTCACATAATTGACCCTAGCCTTGGTAACCTGTTTGGGGCAAACAAAGACCAAATCCTTGAAAGCGCTATTTCTTCCTCTCTCTTTCCAAGCTTTAAAGGAAACATCTATTTCTGGCGAGATCAATTCCATGAGGTAGATATCATTGTTGACAAGGAAGAGATTATCCCCATAGAGGTTAAGAATTCAGAAAGCGAAGAGGTTCCAAAGAGCTTAATCTATCTGATGGAGAAGCTAAATCTATCCAAAGGTTTTGTTGTCTATCAAGGCAGATTCAAGAAGACCCACCTAAAAGGTAAAAAGGTTGTCTTTTATCCCTCCTGGTATTTTCTTTTATTGTAGTCACCCTTTCCAAAAATTTCTCTAAAGTTTTTTTAAAAATTTGCCAATGTAAATTAAAGGTTAAGAAATTCATCAACCGTCAGGCCTGCTTGTTCAATAATAGCACAAAGGGTTGCCTTTGCTATATCCTTTCCTGGATGGTTAGGAATGGTTGTTCTACGATGAGTTCGTGGATTATACCATATTTCATGGCTTCCTTTTGCATGTCTATCAAAGATAAAGCCTGCCTTTCTAATTTTGCGAATAACATCAATCGGCTTACAGGAGGGCAGGCTAATCATATTTCCACCGGCAGGGGGATTTTGGTTTCTAATTTGAATTTCTCATTTGATACAAGGGTAAGTTCTGCCGGCAAAGGGTCATTGTGCTCAATATATGATTCAATAAGTTTTCTTGCTACATCTTCTGCAATTTCTAATGTTTCAGATATTGTTCTACCCTGGGCAACAAGACCTTGTAAAAGAGGGCTTGTTGCTAAATATTCACCCTCCTTCAGGGGTTCAATTGTCAGTGGAACTAGATATTCTGGCATAATTATCACCTCACCTATATTCTAACAAAATTTAAAAGGATTTTTCAATAATTGGATAAGCTACTTAAAAATTTTGCTAAAGTTTTTTTGAAAAATTGCCGATAATATAAAAAAAGTTAATTATAAAATAAAAAGAGGAAAAGATAGTGGGAGTTTGCAACCAAAACCTTTTCTTTTCCCCTTTTGGATTATATATCGGCAAAATGATGAAAAAACTTAAGGATTAAATTATACAGCTTATAGCTTTAAAATTGGAGGTGCTAGGATGCAAACAAACCCAGTAAGTATTATCAATGGGGCAGGTTCTTTAAATAGCAACAAAAGAACCTTGCAAGACAAAGGGTTTATAAAGCTATTCCAAGAAGCCCTTGGAAAAACAAAGGATTCTCCTGGCTGGGAGGATAGGGAGGAGATAAGGGTAATTGAAAAGGGGATAAATCAATGGGATATTGAAAAGGATGGAAGGATTGATGCCAAGGACATCAAAAGGCTATTTCCTCAAAAAAAGAGAATAATTGAGAAAACAGAGGCTTATTTGGGAAAGACAGACAAAGACCCTGGATGGGAAGATAGGGTAGAATGGGTTTTAAGAAGAAGACGATGGGGTTAGTTTAGGCGATGGAGTTGGGTTAGACCTAGATATTATTGGGAGCCTATGGTTATTCCAGGATATAAACACCAAGATTACAACCATGATAAAAAGATAGATACAGAGGACATCAGGCTTTTAATCCCTGATGCTAAAGTAAGGGATGCCTATTTAAAGACAAGCAAAGATGTAGGTTGGGAGGATAAGCTTGGAAAAATCCCAATCCCAGGGACTGGATATAAAAACCTTGATTTTGATTTAAACAACCGGATAGAGCAATTAGACCTTCAAATATTATTTAGCAATAAATACGAGGATGGAACTTTGATAAAAAGGGATGATAGGGTCTATGTAATGATGGGAGGAGGGAAAAGGCTTATCCCTGATGAGAAGACATTTAATATTCTTGGCTTTGACCATAAGGATGAGATAAGCTTAAGCAATGATGAGTTTAACCTTATCCCTGACCTTGGCTCTCTTGCTCCCATTAAATATGAGAATGGAAGCATTGTTAAAGGAGTTGATCACAAGCTTTACCTAATGAGTTATGGAAGCAAAATAGAGATTCCCGATCAGACAACCTATGAGGCATTGGGATTAAACATTGCCGACCATACTATTACCATAAGGGCAAAGGGAAAGGCTGATGATAATGTTTATCCAATCATCCAACTAAGAATAGATGGAGAGGTAATAAAGGAATGGTTTGTTAGTTCTGAATATAAGGATTATACAACCACAGTTCCCCTTTCTGAGGGAGAGCATAAGATAGAGGTAGTCTATCCCAATGACCAGGATATTGAGACAGTAATGAATTCCTCACAGAGGAGAGAAAAGAGCTGGTTTGGACTTAAGGAAAAGATTTTTACCACCTAT
This sequence is a window from bacterium. Protein-coding genes within it:
- a CDS encoding ATP-binding protein, which produces MLLKGPRRVGKTTLFYQLVDKLIKDRINPKDICYISFDDPLLKIPLEEILRVYEEYRGKRFNQGRSYLFLDEAQFLKDWELTVKLYIDRKFPIKFFISGSSISLLTQKVDSLAGRTIEEMLFPFSFREYIGLFAPSINLKEHIQKEGFPNSFPLSLSPFIEEIKILFRSFLQKGGFPHLYEEEEEMFPRLLKDEILDKVIFRDLVEMYKLREPSSLERLFYYLGKNTSSVLNLTTLSQTLGISRVVVERYISYLERSLLYFRLPKFSSSLKKRLRSNPKGHIIDPSLGNLFGANKDQILESAISSSLFPSFKGNIYFWRDQFHEVDIIVDKEEIIPIEVKNSESEEVPKSLIYLMEKLNLSKGFVVYQGRFKKTHLKGKKVVFYPSWYFLLL
- a CDS encoding type II toxin-antitoxin system HicB family antitoxin, with the protein product MPEYLVPLTIEPLKEGEYLATSPLLQGLVAQGRTISETLEIAEDVARKLIESYIEHNDPLPAELTLVSNEKFKLETKIPLPVEI
- a CDS encoding type II toxin-antitoxin system HicA family toxin, with the translated sequence MISLPSCKPIDVIRKIRKAGFIFDRHAKGSHEIWYNPRTHRRTTIPNHPGKDIAKATLCAIIEQAGLTVDEFLNL
- a CDS encoding carbohydrate-binding domain-containing protein; this encodes MVIPGYKHQDYNHDKKIDTEDIRLLIPDAKVRDAYLKTSKDVGWEDKLGKIPIPGTGYKNLDFDLNNRIEQLDLQILFSNKYEDGTLIKRDDRVYVMMGGGKRLIPDEKTFNILGFDHKDEISLSNDEFNLIPDLGSLAPIKYENGSIVKGVDHKLYLMSYGSKIEIPDQTTYEALGLNIADHTITIRAKGKADDNVYPIIQLRIDGEVIKEWFVSSEYKDYTTTVPLSEGEHKIEVVYPNDQDIETVMNSSQRREKSWFGLKEKIFTTYWSSDNVIADRSLVVDCIKIDNETIQAEDTSQVKYDKGISNNFDSFSDEQNAIPGQENLEDAGALRFKHNFKTAISVSNEDLVNIPEGGSLPLVKYPNGTILKDESGKLYLMRMGQRKLIPDKITFEALGFKEDKIISVNSSSLQEIPEDEAIPVIKYPNRTLLRSQEGKVYMINLGIKREIVNNEILKQMVMERVRKDISADCFPTVILYLKLTFPMEHLLKEKHG